One window of the Staphylococcus equorum genome contains the following:
- a CDS encoding response regulator transcription factor produces the protein MTIKVLFVDDHEMVRIGISSYLSTQPDIDIVGEGQSGKDAIEKAHQLNPDLILMDLLMDDMDGVDATEQIKKDLPHIKVVMLTSYIEDNEVYRALDSGVDSYILKTTSASDIAEAIRKTYKNESVFEAEVLVKMRNRMKQRAELYEMLTEREMEILLLIAKGYSNQEIASASHITIKTVKTHVSNILSKLEVQDRTQAVIYAFQHNLIQ, from the coding sequence ATGACGATTAAAGTTTTGTTTGTTGATGATCATGAAATGGTTCGAATTGGAATTTCTAGTTACTTATCTACACAGCCAGATATTGATATTGTAGGGGAAGGTCAGTCAGGAAAAGATGCGATTGAAAAGGCTCATCAACTAAATCCAGATTTAATCTTAATGGACTTGCTTATGGACGATATGGATGGTGTCGATGCTACCGAGCAAATTAAAAAAGACTTACCCCATATTAAAGTTGTAATGTTAACAAGTTACATTGAAGATAATGAAGTATATCGTGCTTTAGATTCTGGCGTAGACAGCTATATTTTGAAAACGACTAGTGCTAGTGATATAGCCGAGGCTATTCGTAAAACGTATAAAAATGAGTCTGTATTTGAAGCTGAAGTGCTTGTGAAGATGAGAAATAGAATGAAACAACGTGCCGAATTATATGAAATGTTAACGGAACGAGAAATGGAAATTCTATTACTTATCGCAAAAGGTTACTCAAACCAAGAAATTGCGAGTGCATCACACATAACGATTAAAACAGTAAAAACACATGTAAGTAATATATTAAGTAAATTAGAAGTACAAGATAGAACACAAGCAGTTATTTATGCATTCCAGCATAATTTAATACAGTAA